TGCTACAATAGGCGAAATCAGCGATATTCTTCGCGGGGTGTTTGGGGAATACAGGGAACAGGTAATTCTATAGCAATAGGAGAGACTAAATGCTCGAGAAAATCGACCACATAGGAATCGCTGTGGACAACCTTGACGAGTCCATCCTAATTTTCAAGGACTTGCTCGGGTTGAAATTCCTCGGCGAGGAGGAGGTTCCCGACCAAAAAGTGCGGGTGGCCAAGTTCGATATAGGCGGAGTGCATATCGAACTCCTAGAGCCAACAAGTCCGGATAGCCCCATCTCTCGTTTCCTTGAGAAAAAGGGTCAGGGCATACACCATGTTGCGTATCGCACAGACAACATTGAAGCTGAAATATCGGAATTAATTGCCAAAGGAGCCAAAATGATCGATGAAAAACCTCGTTGTGGCTCTGGAGGCCTTAACATAGCCTTCATTCATCCAAAATCGACCGCTAAGGTCCTCACCGAAATATGCGAGGGGTAAAATGAGCATCGAGGAAAAAATTCTGAATCTGAAAAACCGCCGCGAAAAAGCCTGTTTAGGCGGTGGTGAAAAGCGAATCGAAAACCAACATAAAAAAGGAAAATTCACTGCACGCGAGCGCTTAATAAAGCTTCTCGATGCCGATAGCTTCGAGGAATTCGATATGTTCGTCGAACATCGGTGTAACAACTTTAATGTCGACGCTAACCATATACCGGGCGACGGAGTCGTCACGGGCTATGGTACTATTAATGGGCGGAAGGTCTTCGTTTTCTCACACGATTTTACTGTATTCGGCGGTTCTCTTTCCAAAACATTCGCGGAGAAAGTCCTCAAAGTTATGGACATGGCCGCTAAAGTAGGTGCACCAATCATCGGTATTAACGATTCGGGTGGCGCAAGAATCCAGGAGGGAGTCGATTCACTCGCTGGTTATGGCGATATCTTCCTTAAGAATGTTGTTTATTCTGGAGTTATCCCTCAGATTTCTGCCGTTATGGGACCTTGCGCGGGTGGTGCTGTTTATTCTCCGGCTATAACGGACTTTATTTTCATGGTTAAAGATACGAGCTATATGTTCGTTACCGGGCCAAAAGTAGTTAAAACGGTTACAAATGAAGATGTATCTGTTGAAAACCTTGGAGGATGCTCTGTTCACAACGCAAAGAGTGGGGTGTCTCATTTTTCTTGTGAAAACGAAGACGAACTTA
The DNA window shown above is from bacterium and carries:
- the mce gene encoding methylmalonyl-CoA epimerase, which encodes MLEKIDHIGIAVDNLDESILIFKDLLGLKFLGEEEVPDQKVRVAKFDIGGVHIELLEPTSPDSPISRFLEKKGQGIHHVAYRTDNIEAEISELIAKGAKMIDEKPRCGSGGLNIAFIHPKSTAKVLTEICEG